In the Leptospiraceae bacterium genome, one interval contains:
- a CDS encoding ATP-binding cassette domain-containing protein — MLKAENLTKVFSEKIAVDNISFQVRPGVVTGLLGPNGAGKSTTMRLLTGFIRPTSGKIFYKNESFLSDPISVKKKMGYLPESAPLYPDMLVSEYLQYVSEIRGIENPEISNKVEEMKNLCELKTHFHVPIGFLSKGFKQRVALAGTLIHNPEVIILDEPTSGLDPNQISQIRALIKNLSKDKTVILSTHILQEVEDICDDVIIINKGKIVANSPVSELHKGHGVVITVRANEEKVKNIFSSLDILEIRKYDDSEENKTDFNSFLILMKNDSYENIFQILANSGVLVREMRIHKKSLESVFKDLTGN; from the coding sequence ATGTTGAAAGCTGAGAATTTAACAAAGGTATTTTCTGAAAAAATTGCAGTAGATAATATTTCCTTTCAAGTTCGCCCGGGAGTAGTGACCGGCTTACTTGGTCCAAATGGCGCAGGCAAGTCCACTACAATGAGATTACTTACAGGATTTATCCGACCGACTTCTGGGAAAATTTTTTATAAAAATGAATCATTCTTAAGCGATCCAATTTCTGTAAAAAAGAAAATGGGGTATTTGCCAGAATCGGCACCACTCTATCCCGATATGTTAGTGAGTGAATATTTGCAATACGTTTCAGAAATTCGAGGAATAGAAAATCCTGAAATTTCAAATAAAGTAGAAGAGATGAAAAATCTTTGTGAACTTAAAACCCACTTTCATGTACCGATTGGGTTTTTATCCAAAGGGTTTAAACAAAGAGTTGCGCTTGCGGGAACTCTAATTCACAACCCTGAAGTAATTATTTTAGATGAGCCTACTTCCGGTCTTGACCCTAATCAAATTTCACAAATTCGAGCCTTGATTAAAAATTTGAGTAAGGACAAAACTGTTATCTTATCTACTCATATATTGCAAGAAGTTGAAGATATTTGTGATGATGTGATTATTATAAATAAGGGTAAGATTGTTGCCAATTCACCTGTGAGTGAATTACACAAAGGGCATGGTGTTGTAATCACAGTTCGCGCAAACGAAGAAAAAGTAAAAAATATATTTAGTTCTTTAGATATTCTAGAAATCCGAAAGTATGATGATTCTGAAGAAAATAAAACCGATTTTAACTCTTTTCTTATTTTAATGAAAAATGATTCTTATGAAAATATTTTCCAAATTTTAGCAAACTCCGGGGTTTTAGTAAGGGAAATGCGAATTCACAAAAAATCTTTAGAGTCTGTATTTAAAGATTTAACGGGTAATTAA
- a CDS encoding D-alanine--D-alanine ligase, with protein sequence MKKKVAILMGGMSTEHEISLLTGAFIFKTLLRDKYDIKIIPIDKKGNWVIPESFENYLPPIDSKEINSEKFFSEFKKKNSIVSSNSISIEKINCDLVILGLHGGEGEDGTIQGLLKSYRIPFTGSDILASSLAMDKYRANILFKNSKLNVANFLEITKGEFESIDFHVEKINLQFPIFVKPTLGGSSVGIGKVFTQDELYSKLKELFQKEEKILLQEFVSGREFSCGVIEKKINNQFIPFALPATEIIPSNEFFDYEAKYKIGGSKEITPAEISEDLMNKIQLGSLQAHTLLGCVGYSRTDFILCGDTPYILETNTLPGMTETSILPQQIKCVGLTMEVFLDNLIERALWSNT encoded by the coding sequence ATGAAAAAAAAAGTCGCAATTTTAATGGGTGGTATGTCCACCGAGCACGAGATATCTTTATTGACCGGGGCTTTCATATTCAAAACTTTACTTCGTGATAAATACGATATAAAAATTATACCAATAGATAAGAAGGGAAATTGGGTTATTCCTGAGTCTTTTGAAAACTATTTACCTCCTATAGACTCCAAAGAGATTAATTCTGAAAAATTTTTTTCTGAATTTAAAAAAAAGAATTCTATCGTTTCAAGTAATTCTATTAGTATTGAAAAAATAAATTGTGATTTAGTTATTCTTGGCTTGCACGGTGGAGAAGGAGAAGATGGAACAATCCAAGGACTTCTAAAATCTTACAGAATTCCGTTTACCGGTTCAGATATCTTGGCTTCGTCACTTGCCATGGACAAATATAGAGCCAATATTCTTTTCAAAAATTCTAAACTAAACGTTGCTAATTTTTTAGAAATAACAAAAGGAGAATTTGAATCAATTGATTTTCATGTAGAAAAAATAAATTTACAATTTCCTATTTTTGTAAAGCCAACTCTGGGTGGATCAAGTGTTGGGATAGGGAAGGTTTTTACTCAAGATGAATTGTATTCTAAATTAAAAGAATTATTCCAAAAAGAAGAAAAAATACTTTTGCAAGAATTTGTATCAGGTAGAGAATTTTCTTGTGGAGTAATTGAAAAAAAAATAAACAATCAATTCATCCCTTTTGCTCTTCCTGCCACAGAAATTATTCCAAGTAATGAATTTTTTGATTATGAAGCAAAATATAAAATTGGTGGAAGTAAAGAAATTACACCCGCAGAAATTTCAGAAGATTTGATGAATAAAATTCAACTCGGCTCTCTTCAAGCCCACACACTATTAGGTTGTGTCGGATATTCCAGAACTGACTTTATATTGTGTGGAGACACTCCTTATATCCTTGAGACAAATACTCTCCCCGGTATGACGGAGACAAGCATTCTTCCTCAACAAATAAAATGCGTGGGACTCACAATGGAAGTTTTTTTAGATAATTTAATAGAAAGAGCGTTATGGAGTAATACATGA
- a CDS encoding ABC transporter permease subunit: protein MKNIKTIFLKEISTYFNTPIGYIFSAFFLLLVSFLFFFGLGGNSFWEMKIASMEQYFLWVPVLFIIFIPAISMRLWSEEERSGTIEVLMTFPVEDYEVVIAKFLSAWAFLGATIFGSIFVPITIWILGDLDFGLVFSGYVGTLFLGGAYLSLGLVVSSLTKDQITAFVVTLLLCLVMFLMGYQPILQFFGKFSGALLAFLSLSHHFESFRMGVFDPRDFFYFFSVISLMLFLNVMILRGKR from the coding sequence ATGAAAAATATAAAAACTATTTTTTTAAAAGAAATTTCAACTTATTTCAATACTCCGATCGGGTATATTTTTAGCGCATTTTTTTTGCTCTTAGTTTCTTTTTTATTTTTTTTCGGTCTTGGTGGAAATTCTTTTTGGGAAATGAAAATTGCGAGTATGGAGCAATATTTTTTATGGGTTCCCGTGCTTTTTATAATTTTTATACCTGCTATCAGTATGAGGCTTTGGTCTGAAGAAGAGAGATCTGGAACTATCGAAGTCTTGATGACTTTCCCGGTAGAAGATTATGAGGTAGTAATCGCAAAATTTCTTTCTGCTTGGGCGTTTCTTGGCGCGACAATTTTTGGTAGTATTTTTGTACCGATTACGATTTGGATATTAGGGGATTTGGATTTTGGTTTAGTTTTTTCAGGTTACGTCGGGACTTTATTTTTAGGTGGTGCTTATTTAAGTTTAGGTTTGGTTGTATCTTCTTTAACCAAAGATCAAATCACAGCGTTTGTAGTTACATTACTTTTGTGTTTAGTAATGTTTTTAATGGGGTATCAACCCATTCTGCAATTTTTCGGAAAATTTTCCGGTGCATTATTAGCTTTCCTCTCTTTGTCGCATCACTTTGAATCTTTCAGAATGGGTGTTTTCGATCCGAGGGATTTCTTTTATTTTTTTAGTGTAATAAGTTTAATGTTATTTTTAAACGTAATGATTTTAAGAGGGAAGAGATGA
- a CDS encoding TonB-dependent receptor plug domain-containing protein, whose amino-acid sequence MKIAITLFTFLFTNFGIFSQSVKISGSIFIIDRATNLPIPDTPVIIKEAGKYYTTNSNGIIKYEVSKLGHYTIRIVRSGKVEVFQKEITYDGQKFTIFVNEVIEKGGIEVLGEKDKTKLSRYTLGHDEIKRLPGVSGDSLKAIQTLPGVSPGIPIGLGPSSFSNISISGQPYRNSDRGDIVFRGAGTRANQYYFDGFLVSYPFHLGNQSSVFNNNIIKSFDIYSGAYSARYGYATGGIINIEGKDEVKKNSATVNINMFLSDAMVEGKLSDKAYIIAATRKSYPNVTLLKLYPEGIPPNAKYANYEDYQFKTGWEFAPGHKILLASFGARDMQKYTKAVAEFENENYGEKDSRPPIGLDRRFRTDGFRYTFQPNTRIQNTFSISRNHFQEFFEVKIQNPMTAENIFGLENVTTQTIVFAEERLSVELFKNILKVEAGGNYRERGITLKAENISQQNSQFTKVFNDLLDSNPIFRALIDGDKAKSKEVGSFLEFNFEYKGFKLVPGVRSDYYNLAGQREVSPRLSSSYTIDSTKTTFLAGGSIHHNAPPNIEQISSRVGNSNLKMEKAEHLAGGINQEIGDKWLLKIEGFRNIYSNLVVSDNFIQNPFAINDEPRDLIQRTNYVLRNPLVTKSLYYSNSGTGFSEGVEILLKKSKTPTVKGWFGWISYTNSITKRNNHQARYEQSENSKRNLLNSSRKLLAQTKIGTNYINYYDDNNLELIYDNDKTEYYDLDRTHILNMIFGWKINSDWQVGGRFRYATNVPITPITGSNRMNPASTFGLNLYMPEYSKDYNSYRYLPIHQMDIRIDKFFNFEWGYMNMYLEFVNLYGKRNIVSEEFQNTKPYLKNSNPSPTYDTTNSPYIQSPVRGGHLMYLPLINFGLEAKF is encoded by the coding sequence TTGAAAATAGCGATAACCTTATTCACTTTTTTATTTACAAATTTTGGAATTTTTTCCCAATCAGTAAAAATTTCCGGTTCTATTTTCATAATAGATAGAGCAACAAATTTACCCATACCCGACACACCGGTTATTATTAAAGAGGCAGGAAAATACTACACTACAAATTCTAATGGAATTATAAAATACGAAGTTTCAAAATTAGGCCACTACACAATCCGAATTGTAAGATCAGGCAAAGTTGAAGTCTTTCAAAAAGAAATTACTTACGACGGCCAAAAGTTTACAATCTTTGTAAATGAAGTTATTGAAAAGGGTGGAATAGAAGTACTAGGAGAAAAAGATAAAACAAAACTTTCGAGATACACTCTTGGGCACGATGAAATCAAAAGACTTCCCGGTGTGTCGGGAGATTCTTTAAAAGCAATTCAAACTCTTCCCGGTGTTTCCCCCGGAATTCCTATCGGGCTTGGTCCAAGTTCCTTTTCTAATATTTCTATTTCAGGTCAACCTTACAGAAATAGCGACAGAGGGGATATTGTATTTAGAGGTGCTGGCACAAGAGCAAACCAATACTACTTCGATGGATTTCTTGTAAGCTATCCTTTTCATTTAGGAAACCAATCTTCTGTTTTTAATAACAACATCATCAAATCATTCGATATTTATTCTGGTGCATATTCAGCAAGGTACGGATACGCTACAGGAGGAATCATCAATATTGAAGGTAAAGACGAAGTGAAAAAAAACAGTGCTACTGTAAATATCAATATGTTTCTATCCGATGCAATGGTGGAAGGTAAGTTATCCGACAAGGCTTACATAATCGCAGCAACAAGAAAATCTTATCCAAATGTTACATTATTAAAATTATATCCAGAAGGGATTCCGCCTAACGCAAAGTACGCAAATTATGAAGACTACCAATTCAAAACCGGTTGGGAATTTGCTCCGGGTCATAAAATTTTATTAGCGAGTTTTGGTGCAAGAGATATGCAAAAATATACTAAAGCAGTAGCCGAATTTGAAAATGAAAACTACGGAGAAAAAGATTCACGCCCCCCCATAGGCTTAGATAGAAGATTTAGAACAGATGGGTTTCGCTACACTTTCCAGCCTAACACCCGAATTCAAAATACTTTTAGTATTTCAAGAAATCACTTTCAGGAATTTTTTGAAGTCAAAATACAAAACCCTATGACAGCAGAAAATATTTTTGGTCTGGAAAATGTAACTACTCAAACTATTGTTTTTGCTGAAGAAAGACTAAGTGTAGAATTGTTTAAGAATATTTTAAAAGTAGAAGCCGGAGGAAATTATAGAGAAAGAGGAATTACTTTAAAAGCAGAAAATATCTCACAGCAAAATTCACAATTTACTAAAGTATTTAACGATCTACTTGATTCCAATCCTATTTTTCGTGCGCTTATTGACGGAGATAAAGCAAAATCAAAAGAAGTCGGGTCATTTTTAGAATTCAATTTTGAATACAAAGGGTTTAAATTAGTGCCGGGAGTAAGAAGTGACTATTATAATTTAGCAGGTCAAAGAGAAGTTAGCCCCAGACTATCCTCATCCTATACAATCGACTCTACAAAAACTACATTCCTTGCAGGAGGAAGTATTCACCATAACGCACCCCCAAATATAGAGCAAATCTCATCCAGAGTCGGCAATTCAAATTTAAAAATGGAAAAAGCTGAACATCTTGCCGGAGGAATCAACCAAGAGATTGGAGATAAATGGTTATTAAAAATAGAAGGATTTAGAAATATTTATTCTAATTTAGTTGTTTCAGACAACTTTATTCAAAATCCATTCGCGATCAACGATGAACCAAGAGATCTAATTCAAAGAACAAATTATGTATTAAGAAACCCGCTTGTAACAAAATCTTTATATTATTCAAATTCAGGCACAGGTTTTTCTGAAGGTGTAGAAATACTTTTAAAGAAAAGTAAAACACCAACAGTCAAAGGTTGGTTTGGTTGGATTTCTTATACAAACTCAATCACAAAAAGAAATAACCATCAAGCACGATACGAGCAAAGCGAAAACTCAAAACGAAACCTATTGAATTCTTCAAGAAAACTTCTTGCCCAAACTAAAATCGGCACAAATTACATTAACTATTACGATGACAATAATCTTGAGCTGATTTATGATAACGACAAAACAGAATATTATGACTTAGATAGGACTCATATCCTAAATATGATTTTTGGTTGGAAAATAAACTCAGACTGGCAAGTCGGAGGAAGATTTAGGTATGCAACTAACGTCCCAATTACTCCGATTACCGGCTCTAACAGAATGAATCCAGCCTCTACTTTTGGTTTAAATCTATACATGCCTGAGTACTCTAAAGATTATAATTCTTACAGATACCTACCGATTCATCAAATGGATATTCGAATAGATAAATTTTTTAATTTTGAGTGGGGATATATGAATATGTATCTTGAGTTTGTAAACCTATATGGAAAAAGAAATATAGTTAGTGAAGAATTTCAAAATACAAAACCCTATTTAAAAAATTCTAATCCATCTCCTACTTACGATACTACAAACTCTCCATACATTCAGAGTCCTGTAAGAGGAGGACATTTAATGTATCTACCGTTAATAAATTTTGGATTAGAGGCAAAATTTTGA
- a CDS encoding GldG family protein produces MKLLEKFTPFNHNRNFIIFNVIALFFLSNFLFSDWNCRWDMSRSKRFALTESTEKILKSLPEKLYIDAYYSSDIPGEYKARLDLAKEMIREIASVNKSKVELRFFDPDSNETDRKKATEFGIDPQTLQKSERGSATLKQAYFGVVLTLGEKTEVLPVAFFAEQMEYQILSSLKKMVKKNSSSGVGILKAPGSFSAPPPGQGSGKDTYGIFITQAYVPENGNVLDVNINEEKVPDEVVTLIWSGAPSLTDIGKYYLDQFLMRGGNLVIFAKTMDFSLDQRNRQYGMMMGMGGEENMARTSPESHNLQEFTKNYGFEVKSDLVLEPEYAMPMGPLVQVEPGVIGRYHYPLWIIVNKKNGGLSKESPLTIDTDALLLPWVSSIEINPDKQKEAKFVKILESTPNASKKGDFLNIGENSVATSELTPNGSPILLGLHIEGALNSAFTQDSIPKLEKKENFISKTVIGKKNNIVVLGTPYLVSDILATREFRETFQETNIPFVMNLLDSMSGDTDLLAARGRKGTIMNLHPFSKTTQIFFSFFNVLAVPIFLALFAFSRLKRRNNVRASE; encoded by the coding sequence ATGAAGCTGTTAGAAAAATTTACACCTTTTAATCATAATAGAAATTTTATAATTTTTAATGTAATAGCTTTATTTTTTTTGAGTAATTTTTTATTTTCGGATTGGAATTGCAGATGGGACATGTCTCGTTCAAAAAGATTTGCATTGACTGAAAGTACAGAAAAAATTCTAAAATCTCTTCCTGAAAAGTTGTATATAGATGCTTACTACTCAAGCGACATTCCAGGAGAGTATAAGGCAAGACTTGACCTCGCAAAAGAAATGATTAGAGAAATTGCTTCAGTGAATAAATCTAAGGTAGAGCTTCGTTTTTTTGATCCAGATTCAAACGAAACAGATCGAAAGAAAGCAACTGAGTTTGGGATAGATCCCCAGACTTTACAAAAATCCGAAAGAGGATCTGCAACATTAAAGCAAGCCTATTTTGGAGTCGTATTAACCTTGGGAGAAAAAACTGAAGTCCTTCCGGTTGCGTTTTTTGCAGAGCAGATGGAATACCAGATTCTTTCTTCATTGAAAAAAATGGTAAAGAAAAATTCTTCTTCAGGAGTTGGGATTTTAAAAGCTCCAGGCTCTTTTAGTGCTCCACCACCTGGTCAAGGTTCGGGAAAGGACACTTATGGAATTTTTATTACTCAAGCCTACGTTCCTGAAAACGGGAATGTGTTAGACGTGAATATAAATGAAGAAAAAGTTCCCGATGAAGTTGTTACATTGATTTGGTCGGGTGCACCTTCTTTGACAGATATTGGTAAATATTATTTAGATCAGTTTTTGATGAGAGGTGGAAATTTAGTAATTTTTGCCAAGACTATGGATTTTTCTTTAGACCAAAGAAACAGACAGTATGGTATGATGATGGGAATGGGAGGAGAAGAAAATATGGCAAGAACTTCTCCTGAATCTCATAACCTACAAGAGTTTACTAAAAATTATGGATTTGAAGTAAAATCTGATCTGGTTTTAGAGCCGGAGTATGCAATGCCTATGGGTCCACTTGTGCAAGTTGAGCCTGGGGTGATTGGAAGGTACCACTATCCATTATGGATCATAGTGAATAAAAAAAATGGTGGCTTATCCAAAGAGAGTCCTTTGACAATAGATACAGATGCGTTGTTGTTGCCTTGGGTTTCTAGTATAGAAATAAATCCCGACAAACAAAAAGAAGCTAAGTTTGTAAAGATTTTAGAGAGCACGCCTAACGCATCTAAAAAAGGAGATTTTCTAAATATCGGAGAAAATTCAGTAGCTACTTCAGAGCTGACTCCAAATGGGTCACCAATTTTACTTGGTCTGCACATAGAGGGGGCTTTAAATTCTGCCTTCACACAGGATTCTATACCCAAGTTAGAGAAGAAAGAAAATTTTATTTCTAAGACTGTTATCGGAAAAAAAAATAATATAGTTGTACTTGGTACTCCTTATTTGGTGTCAGATATTCTTGCAACAAGAGAGTTTAGAGAAACTTTTCAAGAAACAAATATTCCATTCGTGATGAATTTATTGGATTCGATGTCGGGGGATACCGATCTACTTGCTGCGAGAGGAAGAAAAGGAACGATTATGAATTTGCATCCATTTTCCAAGACTACCCAAATATTTTTTAGTTTTTTTAATGTGCTTGCTGTTCCAATATTCTTGGCACTGTTTGCTTTTTCAAGACTCAAGAGAAGAAATAATGTAAGGGCTTCGGAGTAA
- a CDS encoding DUF4340 domain-containing protein, whose product MKIENLVKKSFLFLKENNAFVIVSLNVLFVVLVFFIKDPFGIFVFTYEKAPSFFKIKEEEIAAIKLEKDGNDKKSIEIVRENDHWIIKTSIGVFTGDESKISNLIKSYLSAKKFTVVSSSKENSKNYGFQEEVFRVEIIGKENVSKGFLKLGSVTPRGSYTHVTFNDSSDIYLVEDNLKSPLGRLEDDFFVNKKLFSDRIILDNMTEILVSIDGSIKYNLKKENKNWNIVKPPVGNASLNEVNSIITKILDLKADEIAKENELSKIDKKSSIEILLFYKNKNGTLENYKVQSIGKLKDDIFFQRVGDPMVYKIRYNSIVPIIEKSSDSFILENKNTFQN is encoded by the coding sequence ATGAAAATTGAAAATTTAGTTAAGAAATCATTTTTATTTTTAAAAGAGAATAACGCGTTTGTAATTGTATCACTCAATGTACTATTTGTTGTGTTAGTATTTTTTATAAAAGACCCTTTTGGAATATTTGTGTTCACTTATGAAAAAGCACCCTCATTCTTTAAAATTAAAGAAGAAGAAATTGCCGCAATAAAATTAGAAAAAGATGGGAACGATAAAAAAAGTATAGAGATAGTCAGAGAAAACGATCACTGGATAATAAAAACTTCGATAGGTGTATTTACAGGTGATGAGTCTAAAATTTCTAATTTAATAAAATCTTATCTAAGTGCAAAAAAATTTACAGTAGTTTCTTCGTCTAAAGAAAATTCTAAAAATTATGGATTTCAAGAAGAAGTTTTTCGCGTAGAAATAATCGGTAAAGAAAATGTATCGAAAGGGTTTTTAAAGTTAGGCTCTGTAACCCCAAGAGGCAGTTACACTCACGTTACATTCAATGACTCATCAGATATTTATTTAGTAGAGGATAATCTAAAGTCGCCTTTGGGCAGATTAGAAGATGATTTTTTTGTCAATAAAAAACTTTTTTCTGATAGAATTATTTTGGATAATATGACAGAAATTTTAGTTTCTATCGATGGCAGTATCAAGTATAACTTAAAAAAAGAAAATAAAAATTGGAATATAGTAAAGCCTCCTGTAGGAAATGCCTCGTTGAATGAAGTGAATTCCATTATTACGAAAATTTTAGATTTGAAAGCTGACGAAATTGCTAAAGAAAATGAATTATCTAAAATTGATAAAAAATCATCCATAGAAATATTGCTCTTCTACAAAAATAAAAATGGAACCCTTGAAAATTATAAAGTTCAATCTATTGGAAAACTAAAGGACGATATATTTTTTCAAAGAGTAGGTGATCCGATGGTGTATAAAATTCGTTATAACTCAATTGTTCCAATAATAGAAAAGAGTTCGGATAGCTTCATTTTAGAAAATAAAAATACTTTTCAAAATTAA
- a CDS encoding N-6 DNA methylase: protein MRGSFDKYITSDKNKKGTSTVDNEFLQSLDKWRVELAVNIALRNKNISEDELNFIVQHTIDRIIFLRIAEDRSVEPYGDLQTDIKTGDFYKNLLFRFHQADQKYNSGLFDFAKDKISDKISIDNKVIKSIISELYYPICPYEFSVLSVEILGSAYEQFLGKKISLSKSGKATIEEKPEVRKAGGVYYTPQYIVDYIVKNTIGKLVENKTPKEISKIKIADPACGSGSFLIGAYQFLLDWHKDFYTQNGKQSKGNKDNPLTPTGELTTAEKKRILLNNIYGVDLDSNAVEVTKLSLLLKCMEGETKETIEAQTKLFHDRILPTLDNNIKSGNSLIDLDYYDNELDFGEERKVKPFSWQKAFPEVFKQGGFDCIVGNPPYGADYGNELKHYLSNKFHLPIPIADTYLMFLLQAFNISKQNACVSYIIPSTWLYMPKFNVFRERIITEKYLSEIQLFRKSIFEDATVETCTIILHNEKPNKKATYSFKEIKDEPNLFIGETQNQIQLELLNNAEYSLVLSNKNDDDLFNKIRNQNKPLKEVALTVCGLTPYRVGKGTPMQTEKIAKNRAYDADFKKDKTYRQYLMGRDFNKYQWCIEKERWISYGKWLAEPRYKAPFDDDKKIVIRQTSDRLIAHLDTNKYLSLKNVHNLRVTNSELSYEYLLAIINSKLLDWWYQKLIPEKGRVFAEVKVVNLEKLPIKIIDTKNNTEIQKQNEIIKHVETLLKLNADKQNTTLPSQLEMINNRIDHAESKINELVYQLYELTEEEIKIVEERSLHKSAKV, encoded by the coding sequence TTGCGTGGCAGTTTTGACAAATACATCACGAGCGACAAAAACAAAAAAGGAACATCGACAGTTGATAACGAGTTTTTGCAATCGCTTGACAAATGGCGTGTTGAACTTGCTGTAAACATAGCACTTCGCAACAAAAACATTTCCGAAGATGAACTCAATTTTATCGTTCAGCACACGATTGATCGCATTATATTTCTTCGCATTGCCGAAGATAGAAGCGTAGAACCTTACGGAGATTTGCAAACCGACATCAAGACAGGCGACTTTTATAAAAACCTTTTATTCCGTTTTCATCAAGCCGACCAAAAATATAATTCGGGACTTTTTGATTTTGCGAAAGATAAAATCAGCGATAAAATTTCGATTGATAACAAAGTTATCAAAAGCATTATTTCCGAACTTTATTACCCGATTTGTCCTTACGAATTTTCAGTTTTATCGGTTGAGATTTTAGGAAGTGCTTACGAGCAATTTTTAGGCAAAAAAATTTCACTTTCCAAAAGTGGTAAAGCCACTATTGAAGAAAAACCCGAAGTAAGAAAAGCAGGTGGCGTGTATTACACACCGCAATACATCGTTGATTACATCGTAAAAAACACAATCGGGAAATTGGTTGAAAACAAAACGCCAAAAGAAATAAGCAAAATAAAAATAGCTGACCCTGCCTGCGGCAGCGGCAGTTTTTTGATTGGTGCTTATCAGTTTTTGTTAGATTGGCACAAAGATTTTTATACTCAAAACGGAAAGCAATCCAAAGGCAATAAAGACAATCCACTTACACCAACAGGCGAACTTACCACAGCCGAGAAAAAACGTATTTTGCTCAACAATATTTATGGTGTGGACTTGGACAGCAACGCAGTTGAAGTAACAAAATTGAGTTTGCTTTTAAAATGTATGGAGGGCGAAACCAAAGAAACCATTGAAGCCCAAACTAAACTTTTTCACGACCGCATTTTGCCAACGCTTGACAACAACATCAAAAGCGGAAACAGTTTAATTGACCTTGATTATTACGACAACGAACTCGACTTTGGCGAAGAACGAAAAGTAAAACCTTTCTCGTGGCAAAAAGCATTTCCCGAAGTTTTTAAACAAGGTGGTTTTGATTGTATCGTAGGAAATCCGCCTTATGGAGCTGATTATGGAAACGAATTAAAACACTATTTGTCTAACAAATTTCATTTACCAATTCCAATAGCTGACACTTATTTAATGTTCTTGCTTCAAGCATTTAACATTTCAAAACAAAATGCTTGTGTTTCGTATATCATTCCTTCGACTTGGCTTTATATGCCAAAATTCAACGTGTTTAGAGAACGAATAATAACCGAAAAATATTTGTCAGAAATTCAACTATTCAGAAAATCAATTTTTGAAGATGCGACAGTTGAAACTTGCACAATAATTTTGCATAACGAAAAGCCAAATAAAAAAGCAACTTACAGTTTCAAGGAAATTAAAGATGAACCTAATTTGTTTATTGGAGAAACTCAAAATCAGATACAACTTGAATTATTGAATAACGCTGAATATTCATTGGTTTTATCAAACAAAAATGATGATGATTTGTTTAATAAAATACGAAACCAAAACAAACCATTAAAAGAAGTTGCTCTTACTGTGTGTGGTCTTACACCTTATCGAGTTGGAAAAGGAACACCAATGCAAACGGAAAAGATTGCAAAAAATAGAGCGTATGACGCAGACTTCAAAAAAGACAAAACATATCGTCAATATTTAATGGGGCGAGATTTTAATAAGTATCAATGGTGCATTGAAAAAGAACGTTGGATTAGTTACGGAAAATGGTTAGCAGAGCCAAGATATAAAGCACCTTTTGACGATGATAAAAAAATCGTAATTAGACAAACTTCTGATAGGTTGATTGCTCATTTAGACACAAACAAATATCTATCATTAAAAAATGTCCATAATTTAAGAGTTACAAATTCTGAACTTTCATACGAATATCTACTTGCAATTATCAATTCAAAATTATTGGATTGGTGGTATCAAAAACTTATTCCAGAAAAAGGGCGTGTTTTTGCGGAAGTAAAAGTTGTAAATCTTGAAAAACTTCCAATAAAAATAATTGATACAAAAAACAATACAGAAATTCAAAAACAAAACGAAATCATCAAACACGTTGAAACTCTTTTAAAACTCAATGCAGACAAGCAAAACACAACTTTACCGAGCCAACTTGAAATGATTAACAACAGAATTGACCACGCAGAAAGTAAAATAAACGAATTGGTTTATCAGCTTTATGAGTTGACAGAAGAAGAAATAAAAATTGTAGAAGAAAGATCATTACATAAATCTGCGAAAGTTTAA